The following are encoded in a window of Pseudomonas multiresinivorans genomic DNA:
- a CDS encoding EAL domain-containing protein gives MPPLSALVLQASGLHRSTAVTALHHLGYSFLSEVSNNAFALDRLRTQGGVHLLICDVRIDPVARLEFLQTVARERLAHGVVVSGEMAPGTWSALSHLLQLQGMKVFWLGNDAATLERLRALLSDFQPASGQLGLPLAENGAADDGEPSGLPARGKLRAYLQPKVNVATAQVYGFEVLARWQLEDGEVLLPAEFLPALRRAGKLDGMLFELMTQAVEALRALGSNELKLSFNLEAEQIAQIDFAATVERNLRGLEIEPQRITFELTESSPLHAPPLSLENVLRLRLLGCGLAIDDFGCGHSTLQRLMELPFTEMKLDRHLVADVNNGDPRRLIVLRNALALGRELGLKVIAEGVENAVQLRQLQQLECDCAQGHLFGKPMDASQISTFLRGAPLRLQKLEAVPAMRPAQ, from the coding sequence ATGCCTCCGCTCTCCGCGCTGGTACTCCAGGCTTCCGGCCTGCACCGTTCGACCGCCGTCACCGCTCTGCACCATCTGGGCTACAGCTTTCTGTCCGAAGTTTCCAACAATGCATTCGCACTGGATCGGCTGCGCACCCAGGGGGGCGTCCACCTGCTGATCTGCGATGTGCGCATCGATCCGGTGGCCCGTCTGGAATTCCTTCAGACGGTTGCCCGCGAGCGCCTGGCCCATGGCGTGGTGGTCAGCGGGGAAATGGCCCCGGGCACCTGGAGCGCCCTCTCGCACCTCCTGCAATTGCAGGGCATGAAAGTTTTCTGGCTGGGCAACGACGCCGCCACTCTGGAGCGCCTGCGCGCGCTGCTCAGCGACTTCCAGCCAGCGAGCGGCCAGCTCGGCCTGCCGCTGGCGGAGAACGGCGCGGCGGACGATGGCGAACCATCAGGCCTGCCGGCGCGGGGGAAATTGCGCGCCTACCTGCAACCCAAGGTCAACGTCGCCACGGCCCAGGTCTATGGATTCGAAGTGCTCGCACGCTGGCAACTGGAAGACGGCGAGGTGCTGCTGCCCGCTGAATTCCTGCCCGCCCTGCGTCGCGCCGGCAAGCTCGACGGCATGCTCTTCGAGCTGATGACCCAGGCCGTCGAAGCGCTGCGCGCACTGGGCAGCAACGAGCTGAAGCTGTCCTTCAACCTGGAAGCCGAGCAGATCGCCCAGATCGACTTTGCCGCCACCGTGGAGAGGAATCTGCGCGGGCTGGAGATCGAGCCCCAGCGGATCACCTTCGAGCTGACCGAATCCTCGCCACTGCATGCTCCGCCGCTGAGCCTGGAGAACGTGCTGCGCCTGCGCCTGCTGGGTTGCGGCCTGGCCATCGATGACTTCGGTTGCGGACACTCCACCCTGCAGCGCCTGATGGAGCTGCCCTTCACCGAGATGAAACTCGACCGCCACCTGGTGGCCGACGTGAACAATGGCGACCCGCGCCGCCTGATCGTGCTGCGCAATGCGCTGGCACTGGGCCGCGAGCTGGGGCTGAAGGTGATCGCCGAAGGCGTGGAGAATGCCGTCCAGCTTCGCCAGTTGCAGCAGCTGGAATGCGATTGCGCGCAGGGCCATCTGTTCGGCAAGCCGATGGATGCCAGCCAGATCAGCACCTTCCTGCGCGGTGCGCCGCTGCGGCTGCAGAAGCTGGAAGCGGTTCCGGCGATGCGTCCGGCGCAATAA